The genomic segment GGAGCGGCATGACACGATCCTGAACGTGACCCCGCAGGTCGACAGCCTGAAGTTCAACTTCCAGCAAGCGTTCCAGTCGGAAATCGACAGCTTTATCGCTTCGGCGACTTCCGGCACGGAGCCGCTGAGCCCGGTCGAGGACGGTCTGACGATGATGCGGATTCTGCGCGCGATCTATGAGTCGGCTGAGCTGGGCAAAGAGATTGAGCTGTAATTTAAGACGCAAGGGGTATAAAGGAGTGAACGGGAATGAAGCTGGGACTCAGCACATATAGCTTGTACCGCGCGATCGAATCGGGCGAGTTGACGGTGACGGGCGCGATCGACTGGATCGCGGAGCAGGGCTGCGAGCACGTCGAGATCGTACCGATCGGCTTCGATATCCGGACGCCGGGATTGATTGAAGAGATCGTGGCCCGTGCTGCTGCTGCGGGGCTCGAGATTTCCAACTACGCGGTTGGGGCGAATTTTGCGGTCGAAGACGAAGAGGCGTACGAAGCGGAGATCGAACGCGTCAAGGGCGAAGTCGACATCGCGCTCGCGCTCGGCGTCAAGAAGATGCGGCACGACGTCGCCTCGCGCCAAGGCGCATCGGTCGGACAATTCTGGCGCGAGCTGCCGAGATTGGCGGATGCTTGCCGCCGCATCGCGGAGTACGCGGCATCGGTCGGCGTCGTGACCAGCGTGGAAAATCACGGCTACTACATGCAGTCCAGCGAGCGGGTGCTGGGATTGCTGGCGGAGACGAATCATCCGAACTTCCGCCTTACCCTCGACATCGGCAATTACATGTGCCTGGACGAGGATCCGGCGGCGGCTGTCAAGCGGTCGATCGGCGAGGCGTCTATCGTGCACTTGAAGGATTTCTACCTGCGGCGCGGCGACCGAGATCCCGGCGAGGGCTGGTTTAAGACGGCGGCCGGCAATTACCTGCGGGGCTCGATTTTCGGCCAGGGCGACATCGACGTGCGCGAGGTGCTGCGCGCAGTGAAGGCTTCCGGCTACGACGGCTATCTGTCGCTGGAGTTCGAGGGCATGGAAGAGTGCAAGCAGGGCTCGCGCATCGGGCTGGCTAACGCGCGGCGCATCTGGTCGGAAGTGTAAGTTGGAAATGCAGGTTAAAGGATAAGCCGGGTAAAGGCAACTTGAAAGAGGAAGGGGACAAAAACGTATGGTGCAAATCGCGAATCCGATCGGCGTCATCGTCGACAGCTTCCGGGTGGGCGTGCGCGACGGACTGCTGAAGGCGAAGGAGATCGGCGCCGAGGGCGTACAGATCTACGCTGTGGAAGGCGAGATGGATCCGGACAAGCTGGATGCGGCGGCT from the Cohnella hashimotonis genome contains:
- a CDS encoding sugar phosphate isomerase/epimerase family protein, producing the protein MKLGLSTYSLYRAIESGELTVTGAIDWIAEQGCEHVEIVPIGFDIRTPGLIEEIVARAAAAGLEISNYAVGANFAVEDEEAYEAEIERVKGEVDIALALGVKKMRHDVASRQGASVGQFWRELPRLADACRRIAEYAASVGVVTSVENHGYYMQSSERVLGLLAETNHPNFRLTLDIGNYMCLDEDPAAAVKRSIGEASIVHLKDFYLRRGDRDPGEGWFKTAAGNYLRGSIFGQGDIDVREVLRAVKASGYDGYLSLEFEGMEECKQGSRIGLANARRIWSEV